Proteins from one Acidimicrobiales bacterium genomic window:
- a CDS encoding TetR/AcrR family transcriptional regulator, which yields MPGTMRNVRSGRTQAERRAISERRLLDAAAKVIAERGTTGVSFADIAREAGCSHGLPGYLFGSKTDLLLALVDDVLKEFRVLAGPAVGAERGLPALLGMMRVFLDTLDRPYPYMRAIYVMVGEAAGAPPELQQALNVHQGAVRQMIVDELVEGVELGQVRPDVDPVAQAVVIFGIVRGVGLQSLMDPASVDVEAVTAEVLTSLTRALAADG from the coding sequence GTGCCCGGAACGATGCGCAACGTGCGCTCGGGACGCACCCAGGCCGAGCGCCGCGCGATCTCCGAGCGGCGACTGCTCGACGCCGCCGCCAAGGTCATCGCCGAACGGGGGACCACCGGCGTCAGCTTCGCCGACATCGCCCGCGAGGCCGGCTGCAGCCACGGGCTCCCCGGCTACCTGTTCGGCTCGAAGACCGACCTGCTGCTGGCGCTGGTCGACGACGTCCTCAAGGAGTTCCGGGTGCTGGCCGGCCCGGCCGTCGGCGCCGAGCGCGGGCTCCCTGCGCTGCTCGGCATGATGCGGGTCTTCCTCGACACCCTCGACCGCCCGTACCCCTACATGCGGGCCATCTACGTGATGGTCGGCGAGGCAGCCGGGGCGCCGCCGGAGCTGCAGCAGGCGCTCAACGTCCACCAGGGCGCGGTGCGGCAGATGATCGTCGACGAGCTCGTCGAAGGCGTCGAGCTCGGCCAGGTGCGGCCGGACGTCGATCCGGTTGCTCAAGCAGTGGTCATTTTCGGCATCGTCCGGGGTGTGGGCCTGCAATCGTTGATGGACCCGGCGTCCGTGGACGTCGAGGCGGTGACCGCCGAGGTCCTCACCTCCCTGACCCGGGCGCTCGCGGCAGACGGATAG
- a CDS encoding lipopolysaccharide assembly protein LapA domain-containing protein, which yields MAMSSDDLPSGSKWKSTDDETVTSARKVDRDVRAWLIVAGLALLAAVIFVVQNSNKVEMDFLFFGGSQPLWLVIVLSMVLGALFGQGIGLVRGRRKKS from the coding sequence ATGGCGATGAGCTCCGACGACCTCCCCTCGGGCAGCAAGTGGAAGTCCACCGACGACGAGACCGTCACCAGCGCCCGCAAGGTCGACCGCGACGTGAGGGCGTGGTTGATCGTCGCCGGCCTCGCACTGCTGGCTGCGGTGATCTTCGTCGTGCAGAACAGCAACAAGGTCGAGATGGACTTCCTGTTCTTCGGGGGATCGCAGCCGCTGTGGTTGGTGATCGTGCTGAGCATGGTGCTCGGCGCCCTGTTCGGGCAGGGGATCGGCCTGGTGCGGGGGCGGCGCAAGAAGTCCTGA
- a CDS encoding acyl-CoA dehydrogenase family protein, with protein MIDWASYERAIGLNWYTIDPDLRARVRRDCSPADREWADDLLTSFGALVGQKVAPNSEIVDAHPPELVRYDRWAAEVDEVVHHPATLDSKRALWDAGYPSGFAGEEAARGRPAPGVVLGAANYLLSQADTGLVCSLGMTSGVAGLVDRYAPAEVRGPLMAGLRSADADSAVDGSMFLTEREGGSDLGRTVHCVARDLGDGRVAISGEKWFASNVDGAAIVLLARPEGAPEGSAGLGLYLVPRTLEDGSRNHYAIRRLKQKLGTKSVPTGEVEFDGAIGFALRGSSEDSGSGAGAGGDAGGLGRMMEMVNGSRFGVALMGLGIARRCFVEAAIWAHDRRAKGRVLVDLPLVREQLVDLLVELEGAVALGFECANALAFPDGERLRRILVPAAKNRLCRFGVEAASYTVELYGGNGYCEDWGLTRQLRDAQCHPIWEGSENICTLDVLRSMRQVRAHEAVVARVEAALGVAREGGPPWLAEAIDAVAHAATHLSDRTEELLAADPDYAEARSHRLSAFLQRTVSAALLLEQAGEDGDLATHKALVARRYVLRHLSPEGPWSDNSAQLTGRDLLSFTTIPPDLATKAATA; from the coding sequence ATGATCGACTGGGCCAGCTACGAACGGGCGATCGGCCTCAACTGGTACACCATCGATCCCGACCTCCGGGCCCGGGTGCGGCGCGACTGCAGCCCCGCCGATCGCGAGTGGGCCGACGATCTGCTCACGTCGTTCGGCGCGTTGGTGGGCCAGAAGGTCGCCCCCAACAGCGAGATCGTCGACGCCCACCCGCCCGAGCTGGTCCGCTACGACCGCTGGGCGGCGGAGGTCGACGAGGTGGTGCACCATCCCGCCACGCTCGACTCGAAGCGGGCGCTGTGGGACGCCGGCTACCCGTCGGGCTTCGCCGGTGAGGAGGCGGCCCGGGGGCGGCCGGCGCCGGGCGTGGTGCTGGGGGCGGCGAACTACCTGCTGTCGCAGGCCGACACGGGGTTGGTGTGCAGCCTCGGGATGACGTCCGGGGTGGCCGGCCTGGTCGACCGGTACGCGCCCGCCGAGGTGCGGGGGCCGCTGATGGCCGGGCTGCGGTCGGCCGATGCCGACTCCGCGGTGGACGGCTCGATGTTCCTGACCGAGCGCGAGGGCGGCTCCGACCTGGGCCGCACCGTGCACTGCGTGGCCCGCGACCTGGGCGACGGGCGGGTGGCGATCAGCGGCGAGAAGTGGTTCGCCTCCAACGTCGACGGTGCCGCGATCGTGCTGCTGGCCCGGCCCGAGGGCGCGCCGGAGGGGTCGGCGGGGCTGGGGTTGTACCTGGTGCCGCGGACGCTGGAGGACGGCAGCCGCAACCACTACGCCATCCGGCGGCTCAAGCAGAAGCTGGGGACGAAGAGCGTGCCCACCGGCGAGGTCGAGTTCGACGGGGCGATCGGGTTCGCGCTGCGGGGGTCGTCGGAGGACTCGGGCTCGGGTGCCGGCGCCGGCGGTGATGCCGGCGGGCTCGGCCGGATGATGGAGATGGTCAACGGCAGCCGCTTCGGGGTGGCGCTGATGGGGCTGGGCATCGCCCGGCGCTGCTTCGTCGAGGCGGCGATCTGGGCGCACGACCGGCGGGCGAAGGGGCGGGTGCTCGTCGACCTACCGCTGGTGCGGGAGCAGCTGGTCGATCTCCTGGTGGAGCTGGAAGGGGCGGTGGCGTTGGGCTTCGAGTGCGCCAACGCTCTGGCGTTCCCCGACGGCGAGCGGCTGCGGCGCATCCTGGTGCCGGCGGCCAAGAACCGGCTGTGCCGCTTCGGTGTGGAGGCGGCGTCGTACACGGTGGAGCTGTACGGCGGGAACGGCTACTGCGAGGACTGGGGCCTCACACGGCAGCTGCGCGACGCCCAGTGCCACCCGATCTGGGAGGGCTCCGAGAACATCTGCACGCTCGACGTCCTCCGCTCGATGCGCCAGGTGCGGGCCCACGAGGCCGTGGTGGCCCGGGTGGAGGCGGCGCTCGGTGTCGCTCGCGAAGGCGGTCCGCCGTGGCTGGCCGAGGCGATCGACGCCGTGGCTCACGCGGCCACCCACCTGAGCGACCGCACCGAGGAGCTCCTCGCCGCCGACCCCGACTACGCCGAGGCCCGGTCGCACCGCCTGTCGGCGTTCCTCCAGCGCACGGTGTCCGCGGCGCTGCTGCTGGAGCAGGCCGGCGAGGACGGCGACCTCGCCACCCACAAGGCGCTGGTCGCCCGCCGCTACGTCCTCCGCCACCTGTCCCCGGAGGGCCCCTGGTCCGACAACTCCGCCCAGCTCACCGGCCGCGACCTCCTCTCCTTCACCACCATCCCCCCGGACCTCGCCACCAAGGCCGCCACCGCCTGA
- a CDS encoding SDR family NAD(P)-dependent oxidoreductase — protein sequence MPGTDLSTRTVLVVGAGTRLSDDPDAPAGNGRAIAVVAARRGATVVCADRDGAAAEATAALIRADGGTAHVVIGDVADEQACTAVVERTVEVAEDAGHRFGGLAVNVGIGLGRAAGLAGTTADQWDATFAVNLRAHFLLAQAALPHLAESSSVVFIGSLAGLRPGSRLPAYDASKAGLVGLSRHVALEGAHRGIRSNLVAPGLIDTPLGRAASAGRPSRRRTGVPLGREGTAWEVAEVVTFLLSDAASYVTGQTVAVDGGLGLI from the coding sequence GTGCCTGGAACCGACTTGTCGACGCGGACGGTGCTGGTCGTGGGCGCCGGGACCCGCCTCTCGGACGATCCGGACGCCCCCGCCGGCAACGGCCGCGCCATCGCAGTCGTCGCGGCGCGCCGGGGGGCCACCGTCGTCTGCGCCGACCGCGACGGTGCCGCCGCCGAGGCCACCGCGGCGCTGATCCGGGCCGACGGCGGGACCGCCCACGTGGTGATCGGCGACGTCGCCGACGAGCAGGCCTGCACGGCCGTCGTCGAGCGGACGGTCGAGGTGGCCGAGGACGCGGGTCACCGGTTCGGCGGGCTGGCGGTCAACGTCGGCATCGGCCTCGGTCGGGCCGCCGGCCTGGCGGGCACGACCGCCGACCAGTGGGACGCCACCTTCGCCGTCAACCTCCGCGCCCACTTCCTCCTGGCCCAGGCGGCGCTCCCCCACCTCGCCGAGAGCTCGTCGGTGGTGTTCATCGGATCGCTGGCCGGCCTCCGACCCGGGAGCCGGCTCCCCGCCTACGACGCCTCGAAGGCTGGGCTCGTCGGCCTCAGCCGGCACGTCGCCCTGGAGGGCGCACACCGCGGCATCCGGTCGAACCTCGTGGCACCCGGCCTGATCGACACGCCGTTGGGCCGGGCCGCGTCGGCCGGACGACCGTCACGCCGCCGCACCGGCGTCCCCCTCGGCCGCGAGGGCACCGCCTGGGAGGTCGCCGAGGTGGTGACGTTCCTGCTGTCCGACGCCGCCTCCTACGTCACCGGCCAGACCGTCGCCGTCGACGGCGGCCTCGGCCTCATCTGA
- a CDS encoding alpha/beta fold hydrolase, which translates to MLIDEVNGTRLNVVEEGSGPPLLLLHGIGGSWREWAPQLDGLSDRFRCIAVEQRGHGRSERTSGRYTIDLFTNDVVAVCAALDITHAHVAGLAMGGMIALDLALRFPWLVDSLILANTAARPDESYRLGLEAISRFVREQGFADTPLPGGTAAGLAWSPTTVRDRPEVIRDNMREALGTDRDAYARTALAVAGFDLLDRLGEIRAPALVLWGDHDVLVPRAYSEAVRDGLGRAELAVVPDAGHLCTIEQPDLVNQLMGDFLDRHLASPEATWPVASS; encoded by the coding sequence ATGTTGATCGACGAGGTCAACGGCACCCGGCTCAACGTCGTGGAGGAGGGCTCCGGTCCGCCGCTGCTGCTGTTGCACGGCATCGGGGGCAGCTGGCGCGAGTGGGCGCCGCAGCTCGACGGCCTGTCCGACCGCTTCCGCTGCATCGCCGTCGAGCAACGCGGCCACGGTCGCTCCGAACGGACCAGCGGGCGCTACACGATCGACCTGTTCACCAACGACGTCGTCGCGGTGTGCGCGGCGCTGGACATCACGCACGCCCACGTCGCCGGCCTGGCGATGGGCGGGATGATCGCCCTCGACCTGGCGTTGCGGTTCCCGTGGCTGGTCGACTCGCTGATCCTGGCCAACACCGCGGCCCGGCCCGACGAGTCGTACCGGTTGGGGTTGGAGGCGATCTCGCGGTTCGTGCGCGAGCAGGGCTTCGCCGACACGCCGCTGCCGGGTGGCACGGCCGCCGGCCTGGCCTGGAGCCCGACGACGGTGCGCGACCGGCCCGAGGTCATCCGCGACAACATGCGCGAGGCGCTGGGCACCGACCGCGACGCCTACGCCCGCACGGCGCTGGCCGTCGCCGGCTTCGACCTGCTCGACCGGCTGGGCGAGATCCGGGCGCCGGCGCTCGTGCTGTGGGGCGACCACGACGTGCTGGTGCCCCGGGCGTACAGCGAGGCGGTGCGCGACGGGCTGGGGCGCGCCGAGCTGGCGGTGGTCCCCGATGCCGGCCACCTGTGCACGATCGAGCAACCCGACCTGGTCAACCAGCTGATGGGTGACTTCCTCGACCGCCACCTCGCCTCGCCCGAGGCGACGTGGCCGGTCGCCTCGAGCTGA
- a CDS encoding carboxymuconolactone decarboxylase family protein, whose translation MTDAGDTHSDTAGQGELPDWPHPEPELRLPPVAPGQRSEATAELLQSLKFDPDGPDPNIFATLAHHPRLLKRWSAFGGTLLYRSELSDRERELLILRTAWHCRAHYEWSHHVPLGQRVGITPEEITRVTEGPSAPGWDEGDAALLRAADELHADAVIGDATWAELARRYEPAQLVEIPMVVGQYHLVAFTLNSLGVQLDGPDTPEA comes from the coding sequence GTGACGGACGCGGGCGACACGCACAGCGACACGGCCGGACAGGGGGAGCTTCCCGACTGGCCCCACCCCGAGCCGGAGCTGCGCCTCCCGCCGGTGGCCCCCGGGCAGCGCTCCGAGGCGACGGCCGAGCTGCTGCAGTCGCTCAAGTTCGACCCGGACGGCCCCGACCCCAACATCTTCGCCACCCTCGCCCACCACCCCCGGCTGCTGAAGCGGTGGTCGGCGTTCGGGGGCACGCTGCTGTACCGCTCGGAGCTGAGCGACCGCGAGCGCGAGCTGCTCATCCTGCGCACGGCGTGGCACTGCCGGGCCCACTACGAGTGGAGCCACCACGTCCCCCTGGGGCAGCGCGTCGGGATCACGCCCGAGGAGATCACCCGGGTGACGGAAGGTCCGTCCGCGCCGGGCTGGGACGAGGGCGACGCCGCCCTCCTGCGGGCGGCCGACGAGCTGCACGCCGACGCCGTGATCGGCGACGCCACCTGGGCCGAGCTGGCCAGGCGCTACGAGCCCGCCCAGCTCGTCGAGATCCCGATGGTCGTCGGCCAGTACCACCTGGTGGCCTTCAC